Proteins encoded within one genomic window of Brenneria nigrifluens DSM 30175 = ATCC 13028:
- the glnL gene encoding nitrogen regulation protein NR(II), whose amino-acid sequence MATGTLPDAGQILNSLINSILLLDNDLAIHYSNPAAQQLLAQSSRKLSGTPLPELLGYFSLNIDLMRESLDSGQGFTDNEVTIVVDGKAHIMSLTAQRIQNNFILLEMAPMDNQRRLSQEQLQHAQQQAARDLVRGLAHEIKNPLGGLRGAAQLLSKALPDPALTEYTKVIIEQADRLRNLVDRLLGPQQPGLHVTQSIHQVAERVCKLVSLEKPDNVTLVKDYDPSLPELTHDPDQIEQVLLNITRNSLQALGEAGGTITVRTRTAFQLTLHGVRYRLAARVDIEDDGPGIPAQLQDTLFYPMVSGREGGTGLGLSIARNLIDQHSGKIEFNSWPGHTEFSVYLPIRQ is encoded by the coding sequence ATGGCAACAGGCACGCTGCCCGATGCTGGGCAGATCCTAAATTCTTTAATAAACAGTATCTTGTTATTAGATAACGATCTGGCTATCCATTATTCCAATCCGGCGGCACAACAACTACTGGCGCAAAGCTCGCGTAAACTGTCCGGTACGCCGCTGCCGGAGTTGCTGGGATATTTTTCTCTGAATATAGATTTGATGCGTGAGAGTCTGGATTCAGGGCAAGGTTTTACAGATAACGAAGTCACGATTGTTGTCGACGGCAAAGCGCACATCATGTCGCTTACCGCCCAACGGATACAAAATAACTTCATTCTGCTGGAAATGGCGCCGATGGATAACCAGCGCCGCCTGAGTCAGGAACAGCTCCAGCATGCGCAACAGCAGGCCGCCCGCGATCTGGTCAGGGGGTTGGCTCACGAGATCAAGAATCCGCTTGGCGGGTTGCGCGGCGCAGCGCAGCTGCTCTCCAAGGCATTGCCCGATCCGGCGCTGACCGAATACACCAAAGTCATCATCGAACAGGCGGATCGCCTGCGTAATCTGGTGGATCGCCTGCTCGGCCCGCAGCAACCGGGACTGCATGTCACGCAAAGCATTCATCAGGTGGCGGAACGGGTATGCAAACTCGTTTCATTAGAAAAACCCGACAACGTGACGCTGGTAAAAGATTACGATCCCAGTCTGCCGGAGCTGACGCATGACCCGGACCAGATTGAGCAGGTACTGCTGAATATCACCCGTAACTCGTTGCAGGCTTTGGGTGAAGCGGGCGGCACCATCACCGTGCGCACCCGCACCGCCTTTCAGCTCACCCTGCACGGCGTACGTTATCGTCTTGCCGCACGCGTCGATATTGAAGACGACGGCCCCGGCATTCCCGCTCAACTACAGGATACGCTGTTTTACCCGATGGTAAGCGGACGCGAAGGCGGCACCGGTCTGGGATTGTCGATTGCCCGCAACCTTATCGATCAGCACTCCGGTAAAATTGAATTTAACAGTTGGCCGGGTCATACCGAATTCTCGGTTTACCTGCCCATTCGCCAGTGA
- the glnG gene encoding nitrogen regulation protein NR(I), which produces MQRGIVWIVDDDSSIRWVLERALTGAGLTCATFDNGNQVLHALTTQTPDVLLSDIRMPGMDGLALLQQIKQRHPMLPVIIMTAHSDLDAAVSAYQQGAFDYLPKPFDIDEAVALVERAISHYQEQQQPVRSQPINGPTTDIIGEAPAMQDVFRIIGRLSRSSISVLINGESGTGKELVAHALHRHSPRSKAPFIALNMAAIPKDLIESELFGHEKGAFTGANQIRQGRFEQADGGTLFLDEIGDMPLDVQTRLLRVLADGQFYRVGGYAAVKVDVRIIAATHQNLELRVQEGKFREDLFHRLNVIRVHLPPLRERREDIPRLARYFLQATAKELGVEPKNLHPETEAALTRLPWAGNVRQLENTCRWLTVMAAGQELLIQDLPPELFETTAPDSTVQMLPDSWATLLAQWADRALRSGHQNLLAEAQPEMERTLLTTALRHTQGHKQEAARLLGWGRNTLTRKLKELGME; this is translated from the coding sequence ATGCAACGAGGGATAGTCTGGATTGTCGATGACGATAGCTCCATCCGTTGGGTGCTCGAACGCGCGCTCACTGGTGCAGGCCTGACCTGCGCCACATTTGATAACGGAAATCAGGTTCTGCACGCGCTGACGACGCAAACGCCGGACGTACTGTTATCCGATATCCGCATGCCGGGAATGGATGGACTGGCGTTATTGCAGCAAATAAAACAGCGGCATCCGATGCTGCCGGTCATCATTATGACCGCGCATTCCGATCTTGATGCGGCGGTCAGCGCCTATCAACAGGGGGCTTTTGATTATTTACCCAAGCCGTTCGATATTGATGAGGCGGTGGCGTTGGTTGAGCGCGCCATCAGCCATTATCAGGAGCAACAGCAACCCGTTCGCAGCCAGCCGATCAACGGCCCGACAACGGATATCATCGGCGAAGCGCCGGCGATGCAGGATGTATTCCGCATTATCGGCCGCCTTTCCCGCTCTTCCATTAGCGTACTGATTAACGGAGAATCCGGTACCGGTAAAGAACTGGTGGCCCATGCGCTGCATCGCCACAGCCCGCGGTCCAAGGCGCCGTTTATCGCCTTGAACATGGCGGCGATCCCCAAAGATTTAATTGAGTCGGAACTGTTTGGCCATGAGAAAGGCGCGTTTACCGGCGCCAATCAAATCCGCCAGGGACGGTTTGAACAGGCTGACGGCGGGACGCTGTTTCTTGATGAAATCGGCGATATGCCGCTTGACGTTCAGACGCGTTTACTGCGCGTGCTGGCTGACGGTCAGTTTTATCGGGTTGGCGGCTACGCGGCGGTTAAAGTCGATGTGCGGATTATCGCGGCCACGCATCAGAATCTTGAGCTACGGGTACAGGAAGGCAAGTTCCGCGAAGACCTCTTCCACCGGTTGAACGTTATTCGCGTTCATTTGCCCCCGCTGCGTGAACGCCGTGAAGATATTCCTCGCTTGGCGCGCTATTTTTTACAGGCCACGGCAAAGGAGTTGGGCGTTGAGCCTAAAAACCTGCATCCGGAAACGGAAGCGGCGCTTACCCGCCTGCCCTGGGCGGGCAACGTGCGTCAGTTAGAGAATACCTGTCGCTGGTTGACCGTTATGGCCGCTGGGCAGGAGCTGTTGATCCAGGATTTGCCTCCCGAACTGTTTGAAACCACCGCTCCCGATTCCACGGTACAAATGCTGCCGGACAGTTGGGCGACACTGTTGGCCCAGTGGGCGGACAGAGCGCTGCGTTCCGGTCATCAAAACCTGCTGGCGGAAGCCCAGCCGGAGATGGAAAGAACCTTGCTCACCACGGCCTTGCGCCATACTCAGGGTCATAAGCAGGAAGCCGCCCGTTTGCTGGGCTGGGGACGCAATACCCTGACCCGCAAGCTGAAAGAACTGGGCATGGAATAG
- a CDS encoding YshB family small membrane protein, with product MLDSLISVATHGAEISTAASHSPQAAIAAVLCAALINFFS from the coding sequence ATGCTGGATTCATTAATTTCCGTGGCGACGCACGGCGCTGAAATAAGCACGGCGGCGAGTCACTCGCCGCAGGCTGCTATCGCCGCCGTGCTGTGCGCCGCACTGATTAACTTCTTTAGTTAA
- the hemN gene encoding oxygen-independent coproporphyrinogen III oxidase — translation MPEQAVDWDLALIQKYNYSGPRYTSYPTALEFSEGYDESAFRRAIARYPQRSLSLYIHIPFCHRLCYFCGCNKQVTRQQHKADEYLDVLELEIRQRAPLFAGRTVTQMHWGGGTPTYLDKAQISRLMALLREQFYFAQRAEMSLEVDPREIELDVLDHLHAEGFNRLSMGVQDFNKEVQKLVNREQDEDFIFALIARAKSLGFTSTNIDLIYGLPKQTPESFAFTLQRVAELSPHRLSVFNYAHLPSLFAAQRKIKEADLPDAEQKLQILQHTISALTTAGYQFIGMDHFARPDDELALAQRAGKLHRNFQGYTTQGDSDLLGMGVSAISMIGDSYAQNQKELKRYYAQIRETGNALWRGLPLTQDDCIRRDVIKTLICNFQLTYAAIEDDYQIDFKSYFSQDLQQLAPLAADGLVEIGESGITVTPKGRLLIRNICMCFDVYLRSKMGTQQFSRVI, via the coding sequence ATGCCTGAGCAGGCTGTTGACTGGGATTTGGCCCTGATTCAAAAATATAACTATTCCGGGCCGCGTTACACCTCTTATCCCACCGCGCTGGAATTCAGCGAAGGTTATGATGAGTCCGCTTTTCGGCGGGCTATTGCGCGTTACCCGCAGCGTTCGCTGTCGTTATATATCCACATTCCGTTTTGCCATCGGCTGTGCTACTTCTGCGGCTGCAATAAGCAGGTCACGCGACAGCAGCATAAGGCGGATGAGTATCTGGATGTGCTGGAGCTGGAAATTCGTCAGCGGGCTCCGCTGTTTGCCGGACGTACGGTGACCCAGATGCACTGGGGCGGCGGTACGCCAACCTATCTTGATAAGGCGCAGATCAGCCGGCTGATGGCGCTGCTGCGTGAGCAATTTTATTTTGCGCAGCGGGCCGAGATGTCGCTGGAAGTCGATCCGCGGGAAATCGAACTGGATGTTCTCGATCACCTGCATGCCGAGGGATTTAATCGCCTCAGCATGGGGGTGCAGGATTTTAATAAGGAAGTGCAAAAGCTGGTGAATCGCGAACAGGACGAAGATTTTATCTTCGCGCTGATTGCGCGCGCCAAGTCGCTGGGATTTACCTCAACCAATATTGATCTGATTTATGGTTTGCCGAAACAGACGCCGGAGAGCTTCGCCTTTACCCTGCAACGCGTCGCTGAATTGAGCCCCCATCGCCTCAGCGTTTTTAACTACGCGCATTTGCCCAGCCTGTTTGCGGCTCAGCGGAAAATCAAAGAAGCCGATTTACCGGACGCGGAGCAAAAGCTGCAAATACTGCAGCACACCATCAGCGCCCTGACGACGGCCGGCTACCAGTTTATCGGCATGGATCACTTCGCCCGTCCCGATGATGAGCTTGCCCTTGCCCAGCGCGCCGGGAAATTACACCGTAATTTCCAGGGCTATACCACCCAGGGCGATAGCGATCTGCTGGGCATGGGCGTATCGGCGATTAGTATGATCGGCGATAGTTATGCTCAGAATCAAAAAGAGCTGAAACGCTATTATGCCCAGATCAGGGAAACGGGAAATGCACTGTGGCGGGGGTTGCCGCTGACGCAGGATGACTGCATTCGACGCGACGTTATCAAGACGCTGATTTGTAATTTCCAATTGACCTATGCGGCGATTGAGGATGACTATCAGATTGATTTTAAATCGTATTTCTCTCAGGATTTGCAACAGCTGGCGCCTTTGGCCGCCGATGGCCTGGTGGAGATAGGCGAATCCGGGATTACGGTAACGCCGAAAGGGCGTTTGCTGATCCGCAATATCTGTATGTGCTTCGACGTTTACCTGCGTAGTAAAATGGGAACGCAGCAATTTTCCCGTGTTATTTGA
- the yihI gene encoding Der GTPase-activating protein YihI — MNQPVKGAGGNAARSKIKRKTREELDREARDRKRQKKHRGRVAGSRAQETGPGNNSAAQRKVADPRIGSKKPVALGAQAKVVAQPKPADPVAKPAAISPEEELALLENDARLDELLDRLDNGETLSARDQSWVDETLDRIDILMEQLGIELGDDDDEAEEQEDMLQLLKRNSSKDDF; from the coding sequence ATGAACCAACCAGTTAAAGGGGCGGGTGGTAATGCCGCCCGGTCAAAAATAAAAAGAAAAACCCGTGAGGAATTGGATCGGGAAGCGCGCGATCGGAAGCGGCAGAAAAAGCATCGCGGTCGCGTAGCGGGAAGCCGTGCTCAGGAAACCGGGCCGGGGAATAACAGCGCCGCTCAACGCAAAGTCGCCGATCCGCGCATCGGCAGCAAGAAGCCGGTGGCGCTTGGTGCGCAAGCCAAGGTTGTTGCTCAACCCAAGCCTGCCGATCCGGTTGCCAAGCCCGCCGCGATATCGCCCGAAGAAGAGCTGGCGCTACTGGAAAACGACGCCCGACTGGACGAACTGCTGGATCGTCTGGATAACGGTGAAACGCTGAGCGCCCGGGATCAGTCCTGGGTGGATGAAACATTGGATCGTATCGACATCCTGATGGAGCAGCTCGGCATTGAACTGGGAGATGACGATGATGAAGCAGAGGAACAGGAAGATATGCTGCAACTTCTCAAGCGTAATAGCTCGAAAGACGATTTTTAA
- the yihA gene encoding ribosome biogenesis GTP-binding protein YihA/YsxC gives MTHFVISAPDIRHLATDSGIEVAFAGRSNAGKSSALNTLTNQKNLARTSKTPGRTQLINMFEVAEGVRLVDLPGYGYAEVPEEMKLKWQRALGEYLQKRNSLKGLVVLMDIRHPLKDLDQQMLAWAVEAQLPVLVLLTKADKLASGARKSQLNMVREAVLPFMGDIQVEAFSSLKKLGVDKLRQKLDSWFSTLPQAEEEDPQEIE, from the coding sequence ATGACGCATTTTGTCATCAGCGCCCCGGATATTCGCCACCTGGCAACAGATAGCGGTATTGAAGTCGCCTTTGCTGGGCGCTCTAACGCCGGTAAATCCAGCGCATTGAATACGCTGACCAATCAAAAAAATCTGGCGCGCACCAGTAAAACGCCGGGAAGAACGCAGCTTATCAACATGTTTGAGGTTGCTGAAGGCGTTCGGCTGGTGGATTTACCCGGTTATGGCTACGCCGAAGTGCCGGAAGAGATGAAGCTTAAATGGCAGCGCGCGCTAGGGGAATATCTCCAGAAACGTAATAGCCTGAAAGGGCTGGTGGTACTGATGGATATTCGCCATCCGCTAAAAGATCTCGATCAGCAAATGCTTGCGTGGGCGGTGGAAGCGCAGCTTCCGGTGTTGGTATTGCTGACCAAAGCGGACAAACTGGCATCCGGGGCGCGCAAGTCCCAACTTAATATGGTGCGCGAAGCGGTACTGCCGTTTATGGGTGATATTCAGGTGGAAGCGTTCTCTTCACTGAAGAAATTGGGCGTCGACAAACTGCGCCAGAAACTCGATAGCTGGTTCAGCACGTTGCCGCAGGCGGAAGAGGAAGATCCACAGGAAATCGAGTAA
- the polA gene encoding DNA polymerase I yields the protein MAQIAENPLILVDGSSYLYRAYHAFPPLTNSAGEPTGAMYGVLNMLRSLLVQYHPSHVAVVFDAKGKTFRDELFENYKSHRPPMPDDLREQIEPLHRMVKAMGLPLLAVSGVEADDVIGTLALQAEKAGIPVLISTGDKDMAQLVTPNVTLINTMNNTILGPQEVCDKYGIPPELIIDFLALMGDASDNIPGVPGVGEKTAQALLQGLGGLDVLYANLDKIAGLSFRGAKTMAPKLEQNKDVAYLSYQLATIKTDVELDLTCEQLTVNEPEVDELHGLFTRYEFKRWLAEVESGTWLQGKKSHQPVQKIVKAVQDSASDDESGMTLSADGYVTILDEKTLLEWIERLKKAEVFAFDTETDGLDTLTANLIGMSFSVTPGEAAYLPLAHDYLDAPEQLDRTWVLALFKPLLEDETLLKVGQNLKFDKGVMKRYDIELRGIAFDTMLESYVLDSVAGRHDMDSLAERYLQHKTITFEDIAGKGKNQLTFNQIALEQASPYAAEDVDVTLHLHHKLWTKLQQHPELRKVFQEIDMPLVPVLSRIERTGVLIDPHILADHSKELTVRLGELETQAYELAGEEFNLSSTKQLQGILYEKQKLPVLKKTPKGAPSTNEEVLAELALNYPLPKLILEYRGLAKLKSTYTDKLPLMINPSTKRVHTSYHQAVTATGRLSSSDPNLQNIPVRNEEGRRIRQAFIAQEGYSIVAADYSQIELRIMAHLSGDKGLLKAFSEGLDIHRATAAEVFGLALEKVTSEQRRSAKAINFGLIYGMSAFGLSRQLNIPRSESQKYMNLYFERYPGVQEYMEGTRQQAAEQGYVSTLDGRRLYLPDIHSRNAMARKGAERAAINAPMQGTAADIIKKAMIAIDGWLQQQNKPLVKMLMQVHDELVFEVHNTVLEESKSKIRELMENCMQLNVPLRVDIGAGNNWDEAH from the coding sequence ATGGCTCAGATTGCAGAAAACCCTTTAATTTTGGTGGACGGTTCTTCCTATTTGTACCGTGCATATCACGCGTTTCCGCCGTTGACAAATAGCGCGGGAGAGCCCACCGGCGCGATGTACGGCGTATTGAATATGCTGCGCAGCCTGCTGGTGCAATATCATCCCAGCCATGTCGCGGTGGTATTTGATGCCAAGGGAAAAACGTTTCGTGACGAGCTATTTGAGAACTATAAGTCTCATCGACCGCCGATGCCGGATGATTTGCGCGAACAGATTGAACCTTTGCATCGTATGGTAAAGGCGATGGGATTGCCGTTGCTGGCGGTTTCCGGCGTCGAGGCCGATGACGTTATCGGCACGCTAGCCCTACAGGCTGAAAAGGCGGGTATTCCGGTGCTGATCAGTACCGGTGATAAAGATATGGCCCAGTTGGTGACGCCAAACGTCACGCTAATCAACACCATGAATAATACTATTTTGGGCCCTCAGGAAGTGTGCGACAAATATGGTATTCCTCCGGAGTTGATTATCGATTTCCTGGCCTTGATGGGCGACGCTTCCGACAATATCCCCGGCGTGCCCGGCGTGGGTGAAAAAACGGCGCAGGCTTTGCTGCAAGGGCTGGGCGGTCTGGATGTGCTGTATGCGAATCTGGACAAGATTGCCGGATTGTCGTTCCGCGGCGCCAAGACCATGGCGCCGAAACTTGAGCAGAATAAAGACGTTGCTTACCTTTCCTATCAGTTGGCCACCATTAAAACGGATGTTGAACTGGATCTGACATGCGAACAGTTAACGGTGAACGAACCGGAAGTGGATGAGCTGCATGGCTTATTCACCCGCTACGAATTCAAACGCTGGTTAGCAGAGGTCGAGTCCGGTACCTGGCTGCAGGGTAAAAAAAGCCATCAGCCTGTGCAGAAAATCGTTAAAGCCGTACAGGATAGCGCGAGCGATGACGAAAGCGGCATGACGCTTTCCGCCGACGGTTATGTCACTATCCTGGATGAAAAAACGCTGTTGGAGTGGATTGAGCGTTTAAAGAAAGCCGAGGTTTTCGCTTTTGATACCGAAACCGATGGGCTGGACACCCTGACGGCCAACCTTATCGGCATGTCCTTTTCTGTGACGCCGGGCGAAGCCGCTTATCTGCCGCTGGCGCATGATTATCTGGATGCGCCGGAACAGTTGGATCGGACCTGGGTTCTGGCGCTGTTTAAACCGTTGCTGGAAGATGAGACGCTGCTCAAGGTAGGCCAGAATCTCAAGTTCGATAAAGGCGTGATGAAACGTTATGACATCGAATTACGCGGAATCGCCTTTGATACCATGCTGGAATCTTATGTTCTGGACAGCGTCGCCGGGCGTCATGATATGGATAGCCTGGCGGAGCGCTATCTGCAGCATAAAACCATTACCTTTGAGGATATCGCCGGCAAAGGCAAAAACCAGCTTACCTTTAATCAGATTGCGCTGGAGCAGGCCAGTCCTTATGCGGCGGAAGATGTCGATGTCACGCTGCATTTGCATCACAAGCTGTGGACTAAATTACAGCAGCATCCGGAACTGCGAAAAGTGTTTCAGGAAATCGATATGCCGCTGGTGCCGGTGCTATCCCGCATAGAGCGTACGGGCGTGCTGATCGATCCGCATATTCTGGCTGATCACTCCAAAGAACTCACCGTCCGTCTGGGCGAGTTGGAAACGCAGGCCTACGAACTGGCGGGCGAAGAGTTTAACCTGTCGTCAACCAAGCAGCTGCAGGGCATTCTGTATGAAAAGCAAAAGCTGCCGGTGCTGAAAAAAACGCCCAAAGGGGCGCCCTCCACCAATGAAGAGGTGCTGGCCGAACTGGCGCTGAATTATCCGCTGCCGAAGCTGATTCTTGAATATCGCGGGCTGGCAAAACTGAAGTCGACCTACACCGATAAGCTGCCGCTGATGATTAACCCGTCTACCAAACGGGTGCATACTTCTTATCATCAGGCGGTGACGGCCACCGGCCGCTTATCCTCCAGCGATCCTAACCTGCAGAATATTCCGGTGCGCAACGAGGAAGGGAGGCGTATCCGCCAGGCCTTTATTGCGCAGGAAGGGTATAGCATTGTGGCGGCCGACTATTCACAGATTGAACTGCGCATCATGGCGCATCTTTCCGGCGACAAAGGCTTGCTGAAAGCCTTCTCCGAGGGGCTGGATATCCATCGGGCGACAGCGGCGGAGGTTTTTGGACTCGCCCTTGAGAAGGTGACGTCCGAACAGCGCCGCAGCGCCAAAGCGATTAACTTCGGTCTGATTTATGGCATGAGCGCTTTTGGGCTATCGCGCCAGTTGAATATTCCGCGTAGTGAATCACAGAAGTATATGAATCTGTATTTCGAGCGTTATCCCGGCGTTCAGGAGTATATGGAGGGAACCCGCCAGCAGGCGGCGGAACAGGGCTATGTCTCGACGCTGGATGGCCGCCGTCTTTACCTGCCGGATATTCATTCACGCAACGCCATGGCCCGCAAAGGCGCCGAGCGGGCGGCGATTAACGCTCCGATGCAGGGAACCGCTGCCGATATCATCAAGAAAGCGATGATCGCTATTGATGGCTGGTTACAGCAGCAGAACAAGCCGTTAGTGAAGATGCTTATGCAGGTTCACGATGAGCTGGTCTTTGAGGTTCATAATACGGTATTGGAAGAATCCAAAAGTAAAATCAGAGAGTTAATGGAAAACTGTATGCAGCTTAACGTCCCGCTGCGGGTTGATATCGGCGCCGGGAACAACTGGGACGAGGCGCACTAA
- the dsbA gene encoding thiol:disulfide interchange protein DsbA, translated as MKKLWFALIGVVLAFSASAADFSNGKQYVELDKPATQEPQVLEFFSFYCPHCYQFSEVYHIPQTVEKSLPAGTKMTRYHVDFLGPLGKNLSQAWAVAIALGVEDKITPLMFDAVQKTQSLQKPDDIRQVFINAGVSAEEYDGALNSFVVKSLVVQQEKAAADLQLRGVPAMFVNGKYMIKNDGLDTSSMDAYVKQYADVVKFLIDKK; from the coding sequence ATGAAAAAATTATGGTTTGCATTGATTGGCGTCGTTTTGGCATTCAGTGCGTCAGCGGCTGATTTTTCTAACGGCAAGCAATATGTGGAATTAGATAAGCCGGCGACTCAGGAACCCCAGGTCCTGGAGTTTTTCTCATTTTATTGCCCGCACTGTTACCAGTTTTCAGAGGTCTACCATATTCCGCAAACGGTAGAAAAGTCGCTGCCCGCCGGCACCAAAATGACCCGTTATCACGTTGATTTTCTTGGTCCTCTGGGTAAAAATCTCAGTCAGGCATGGGCGGTGGCCATTGCGCTCGGCGTTGAAGATAAAATTACCCCGTTGATGTTCGATGCCGTTCAGAAAACGCAAAGCTTGCAAAAGCCGGACGATATTCGACAGGTGTTTATTAACGCCGGCGTCAGCGCGGAAGAATACGACGGCGCATTAAATAGTTTTGTCGTGAAGTCGCTAGTGGTGCAGCAGGAAAAAGCGGCCGCGGATTTACAATTACGCGGTGTGCCCGCCATGTTCGTTAACGGGAAATATATGATCAAGAACGATGGTCTTGATACCAGTTCAATGGATGCTTACGTAAAACAGTATGCCGATGTGGTAAAATTTCTGATAGATAAAAAATAA
- a CDS encoding serine/threonine protein kinase, producing MNSSVFNFQTLFPELIMDALLDAGIRVDSGLTALNSYENRVYQFTDEERKRFVVKFYRPERWSTAQIMEEHTFARELAEDEVPIIAPLELNGRTLHLYEGFHFAVFPSVGGRQYEMDNEDQLEWVGRFLGRIHQTGRKSSFSARPTIGLNEYLHEPYKLLERSALIAKKHREAFLRAVSKLIDTVEAYWHTDWQSLRLHGDCHPGNILWRDGPLFVDLDDARNGPAVQDLWMLLHGERHEQRIQLDILLEAYSEFIEFEDQELALIEPLRAMRQVHYLAWIIRRWEDPAFPRNFPWIKDGDFWLKQTSIFTEQVKLLQDPPLQLTPMY from the coding sequence ATGAACAGTTCGGTTTTTAATTTTCAGACGTTGTTCCCCGAGTTGATAATGGATGCGCTACTGGACGCAGGGATACGCGTGGACTCTGGCTTAACAGCGCTAAACAGTTATGAAAACCGCGTATATCAGTTTACTGATGAAGAACGGAAGCGTTTTGTTGTTAAATTCTACCGTCCGGAACGGTGGAGTACTGCGCAGATTATGGAAGAGCATACCTTTGCCCGGGAACTGGCGGAAGATGAAGTGCCGATTATTGCGCCGTTGGAGCTGAACGGCCGCACGTTGCATCTTTATGAAGGATTTCATTTTGCGGTGTTCCCGAGCGTTGGCGGGCGGCAATACGAGATGGATAATGAAGATCAGTTAGAGTGGGTCGGGCGTTTTTTAGGCCGGATTCATCAGACGGGCCGTAAGTCCTCATTTTCCGCCAGGCCGACAATCGGTTTGAATGAATATCTGCATGAACCCTATAAGCTGCTGGAGCGTTCGGCGTTAATAGCGAAAAAACATCGAGAGGCTTTTTTACGGGCGGTCAGCAAGCTGATTGATACCGTCGAGGCTTATTGGCACACCGACTGGCAGTCGCTGCGTCTGCATGGTGATTGCCATCCGGGTAATATTTTATGGCGCGACGGCCCGCTGTTCGTTGATTTGGACGATGCGCGCAACGGTCCGGCGGTACAGGATTTGTGGATGTTGCTGCACGGCGAACGCCATGAACAGCGTATTCAATTAGATATTCTGTTAGAGGCCTACAGCGAATTTATCGAATTTGAGGATCAGGAGTTGGCGTTAATTGAACCGTTACGCGCTATGCGTCAGGTTCATTATCTGGCCTGGATTATACGACGTTGGGAGGATCCCGCTTTTCCCCGCAATTTTCCCTGGATAAAGGATGGCGATTTCTGGCTTAAACAGACATCGATATTTACCGAACAGGTTAAGCTGTTGCAGGATCCTCCTCTGCAGCTCACGCCAATGTACTGA
- a CDS encoding YihD family protein produces the protein MKCHRVNELIELLHPAWQKEPDLNLVQFLQKLAQGAGFEGQFSELTDDILIYHLKMRDSDKEQVIPGLKKDYEEDFKTALLRARGVIKD, from the coding sequence ATGAAATGTCATCGCGTTAATGAGTTGATTGAACTGTTACATCCAGCCTGGCAAAAAGAGCCTGATTTGAATCTGGTGCAATTTTTACAAAAACTTGCACAGGGGGCCGGGTTTGAGGGGCAGTTTAGCGAGCTGACTGATGATATCCTTATTTATCATCTGAAAATGCGTGACTCGGATAAAGAACAGGTCATTCCGGGGCTTAAAAAAGATTATGAAGAGGATTTCAAAACCGCGTTACTTCGCGCCCGCGGAGTCATTAAGGACTAG
- the mobA gene encoding molybdenum cofactor guanylyltransferase MobA: MITGVILAGGQATRMGGCDKGLLELNGLPLYQHVLTRLKKQVDKVIINANRNLPVYQQSGCAVVSDLQNGFCGPLAGILTGMHAATSEWIVFVPCDVPELPQDLVKRLWEERNGRNAAYATDGSRGHPTLLLINRRLIKPLENYLANGDRKLMIFMEQIAATAVSFADQPAAFRNLNFPEDLSLLQRQHHES; this comes from the coding sequence ATGATCACTGGTGTGATTCTGGCTGGCGGACAGGCAACACGCATGGGTGGTTGCGATAAGGGTCTGCTGGAGCTAAATGGTTTACCGTTATACCAGCATGTACTGACGCGGCTGAAAAAACAGGTTGATAAGGTCATCATCAATGCCAATCGCAACCTTCCGGTTTATCAGCAAAGCGGCTGTGCGGTGGTAAGCGACCTGCAAAACGGTTTTTGCGGACCGCTGGCAGGCATACTTACCGGCATGCATGCCGCAACGTCAGAGTGGATTGTCTTCGTTCCCTGCGATGTGCCTGAACTGCCGCAAGACCTGGTAAAACGGCTATGGGAAGAAAGGAACGGGAGAAATGCGGCTTACGCCACTGACGGTAGCCGCGGTCATCCCACTTTACTGCTGATAAATCGCCGCCTGATAAAGCCACTGGAAAATTATCTTGCTAATGGCGATCGTAAGCTAATGATCTTTATGGAACAGATTGCCGCAACGGCCGTTTCATTTGCCGATCAACCCGCAGCATTCCGTAACCTGAATTTCCCTGAGGATTTGTCACTCCTCCAAAGGCAGCATCATGAATCCTGA